One segment of Flammeovirga agarivorans DNA contains the following:
- a CDS encoding oligosaccharide flippase family protein — protein sequence MLHKFRKNKFFKNFAYLFSSQVISQLISLLNAFFIPRLLGPSIYGEYQLVLNYILLYKAFTVPGVNKTNIRALSQNQDDIDPRISDTLKIRLVVSTIGIVLMLASLFIIDYSTNAKYGILFFCSYLLIFSAFDSLKSLFIVKQNFKVFSKIDIYKSIFQSGVSIIAVLISKSIFPLIAIYLITEIFGLLFLYKRAVKDFQLKVDFGRKLNFKLIKDSVYFSFIDFLNMLTSRIDIFVISILADPKSVGLYALANTIARKGLIIRRALAQPLFPVYAAKEKLTAATLNKHCLMLAIPSIPIVGIIILTSQYVIPGIAGEEYLESVPILNALAFFLLFHYLVLPYSTALESNYNEKLSLIIGIFRALSNLILNVVLFKVYGLIGIAYASVLVWALNFILFAIISNVKFKRKISVQPTM from the coding sequence ATGCTTCATAAATTTAGGAAGAATAAGTTCTTTAAGAATTTTGCCTACCTATTTTCAAGCCAAGTGATTTCGCAATTGATTTCACTACTGAATGCATTTTTTATTCCCCGTTTACTTGGTCCAAGTATTTACGGGGAATATCAACTAGTATTAAATTATATTCTCCTATATAAGGCCTTTACAGTGCCAGGGGTAAATAAGACAAATATTAGAGCATTAAGTCAAAACCAAGATGATATAGACCCAAGAATAAGTGATACTCTAAAGATTAGGCTTGTTGTTTCAACAATCGGAATTGTATTAATGCTAGCCTCTCTATTTATTATTGATTATTCCACTAACGCTAAATACGGAATTCTTTTTTTCTGTTCCTATCTATTGATTTTCTCTGCTTTTGATTCACTAAAGAGCTTATTTATAGTCAAGCAAAATTTTAAAGTCTTTTCTAAGATTGATATTTATAAATCCATTTTCCAATCAGGGGTATCCATTATTGCAGTGCTTATTTCAAAAAGCATTTTCCCACTAATAGCCATTTACTTGATTACAGAAATATTTGGATTACTATTTTTATACAAAAGAGCCGTTAAAGACTTTCAGCTTAAAGTTGATTTTGGTAGAAAGCTCAATTTTAAATTAATAAAAGATTCAGTATACTTTTCATTTATTGACTTCCTAAACATGTTAACCTCAAGAATAGATATTTTTGTGATATCCATTCTAGCAGATCCAAAATCTGTAGGTCTATATGCATTAGCCAATACAATAGCTAGAAAAGGTCTAATCATTAGAAGAGCATTAGCTCAACCATTGTTCCCAGTTTATGCTGCAAAAGAAAAGCTTACTGCAGCGACATTAAATAAACACTGTTTAATGTTAGCAATACCTTCTATACCTATTGTGGGGATTATAATTCTTACCTCACAATATGTCATTCCAGGAATTGCTGGAGAAGAGTACTTAGAAAGTGTTCCTATTTTAAATGCACTTGCCTTCTTTTTACTGTTTCATTATCTGGTACTTCCTTATTCAACAGCGTTGGAAAGTAATTATAATGAGAAGCTTTCATTAATCATTGGAATTTTTAGAGCACTATCAAACCTAATTTTAAATGTAGTATTGTTTAAAGTATACGGTTTGATTGGAATTGCTTATGCTTCAGTCTTAGTCTGGGCACTTAATTTTATTCTTTTTGCCATCATAAGTAATGTCAAATTTAAAAGAAAAATATCTGTTCAACCCACAATGTAA